The Achromobacter deleyi region TCCTTCGTCGCGGTAGCCGTGCATTACCGGCCCGGCGGACACGGCGAAGGCCCCACCTACGCCACGCTTGTCGAACATATCCAGGCCTTGCTGGCCGGCGGCATACCCATCGACGCCACCGGCGGACGCGAAGTCGATATCCCCGTCTGCTACGGCGGCGAGCACGGCCCCGACCTGGACGAAGTGGCCCGCGCCGCCCGCCTGACGCCGGAAGCCGTCATCCAATTGCACAGTCAGCCCCGCTGCATGGTGTTCATGCTGGGGTTCGCGCCCGGCCACGCCTACCTGGGCGTGCACGACAAGAAACTGAACATTCCCCGGCGCCCGTCGCCGCGCACCGCCGTGCCCATCGGCGCGGTCGCGATCGCCAACCGGCAGACCGTCATCTATCCGAACCGGCTGCCGGGCGGCTGGAACATCATCGGCGCCACGCCGCTGGTCATGTTCGACCCGGCCCGCGACCCCGCGGCCCTGCTCCAGCCTGGCGACTCGGTCCGGTTCGTCCCCATCGGCCCCGAGGAATTCGACCGCATCCGGGGAGCCCGGCCATGAGCCTGACCGTGATCAAGCCGGGAATGCTGTCCAGCTTCCAAAGCCGCGGGCGCGAAGGCTACCAGCACCAGGGCATACCGGTGGCGGGCGCCATGGACGAGCGCGCCCACCGGCTGGCCAATGCGCTGGCGGGCAACCAAGGCGACCCCGCCACGCTGGAAATCACCTTGACCGGGCCCACCCTGCGCTTTGACGCGCCGGCCTGCTTTGCACTGGCCGGCGCCGACCTGGGCGCGACGCTGAACGGACTGGACATTCCCCAGCTCCGGCCGCTGATCGCCCAGGCCGGCGACACCCTGGCCTTTGGCTCCAGGCCCGCCGCAGGCGTGCGCGCCTATCTGGCCGTGCATGGCGGCTTTGCA contains the following coding sequences:
- the pxpB gene encoding 5-oxoprolinase subunit PxpB, translated to MNEISDPPSPAETRWRILPQGDRCLIVSFGDQIDASVGRTCLAAARKLRDARLPGVTDVVPSFVAVAVHYRPGGHGEGPTYATLVEHIQALLAGGIPIDATGGREVDIPVCYGGEHGPDLDEVARAARLTPEAVIQLHSQPRCMVFMLGFAPGHAYLGVHDKKLNIPRRPSPRTAVPIGAVAIANRQTVIYPNRLPGGWNIIGATPLVMFDPARDPAALLQPGDSVRFVPIGPEEFDRIRGARP